One part of the Vogesella sp. LIG4 genome encodes these proteins:
- a CDS encoding VOC family protein, with amino-acid sequence MNSKNTICLWFDGDALDAANFYAQTFPDSAVGTVFYAPDDYPAGKEGDVLTVEFTVAGIPCLGLNGGPHVRHNDAFSFQIATDDQAETDRLWQAIVGNGGEESACGWCKDRWGLSWQITPRALIAAISDPDRAAAKRAFAAMMTMGKIDIAAIEAARQG; translated from the coding sequence ATGAACAGCAAGAACACCATCTGCCTATGGTTCGACGGCGATGCCCTCGATGCGGCCAACTTCTATGCCCAAACCTTCCCCGACAGCGCGGTCGGCACCGTTTTTTATGCCCCGGACGACTACCCCGCCGGCAAGGAAGGCGATGTGCTGACTGTTGAATTCACCGTCGCCGGCATTCCCTGCCTTGGTCTGAACGGCGGCCCGCATGTCAGGCACAACGATGCCTTCTCGTTTCAGATTGCCACCGACGATCAAGCCGAAACGGACCGCTTGTGGCAAGCAATTGTGGGCAATGGCGGCGAGGAAAGCGCATGCGGCTGGTGCAAGGACCGCTGGGGGCTGTCATGGCAGATCACACCCCGCGCGCTTATCGCAGCAATCAGCGACCCCGACCGCGCGGCGGCCAAGCGCGCATTCGCGGCCATGATGACCATGGGCAAGATCGACATCGCCGCCATCGAAGCCGCCCGCCAGGGCTGA
- a CDS encoding NADH:flavin oxidoreductase/NADH oxidase family protein, translated as MSPFTSLTLPNGTQLPNRLAKAAMEENMADQDHAPSAELVRLYRTWAEGGAGLLITGNVMVDRRAMTGPGGVVLESAQFGDRFEQWSAAARAQGAQVWMQINHPGRQMPAALGQEAIAPSAVALDLGNFSKQFELPRAMTAADITEVQARFVGSARLAARFGFNGVQIHAAHGYLLSQFLSPITNQRTDRWGGSIENRARLLLDIVREVRQAVGAGFAVSVKLNSADFQRGGFSADDAKQVVAMLNPLGVDLIELSGGSYEAPAMHGQTRDGRTLAREAYFLEFARDIAAVAHMPIMVTGGIRRYPVVEQVLQSGIAVAGMATALAIDPQLPRTWRVDTTATSLLRAIPWKNKVLASVGYMAMVKYQLRRLGKGKRTRPDVAPAIALAQQQWDTTCRNYRYRRWMNAQAFAA; from the coding sequence ATGAGCCCCTTCACTTCCCTAACCCTGCCCAACGGCACCCAGCTGCCGAACCGCCTTGCCAAGGCCGCCATGGAGGAAAACATGGCCGACCAGGATCACGCGCCATCCGCCGAACTGGTCCGCCTGTACCGCACCTGGGCGGAAGGCGGTGCGGGGCTGCTGATCACCGGCAACGTCATGGTGGATCGCCGCGCCATGACCGGGCCGGGCGGCGTGGTGCTGGAGTCGGCACAGTTCGGCGACCGCTTCGAACAGTGGTCCGCTGCCGCCCGCGCGCAGGGTGCGCAAGTCTGGATGCAGATCAACCACCCCGGCCGCCAGATGCCTGCCGCGCTGGGGCAGGAAGCCATCGCACCATCGGCGGTGGCGCTGGATCTGGGCAACTTCTCCAAACAGTTCGAGCTGCCGCGCGCCATGACCGCGGCCGACATCACCGAGGTACAGGCCCGCTTTGTCGGCAGCGCAAGGTTGGCCGCACGCTTCGGCTTCAACGGCGTACAGATCCACGCCGCGCATGGCTACCTGCTCAGCCAGTTCCTGTCGCCCATCACCAACCAGCGCACCGACCGCTGGGGCGGCAGCATCGAGAACCGCGCCCGGCTGTTGCTGGATATCGTCCGGGAAGTCCGCCAGGCGGTGGGTGCCGGCTTTGCCGTCTCGGTAAAGCTCAACTCGGCCGACTTCCAGCGCGGTGGCTTCAGCGCCGACGATGCCAAACAGGTGGTTGCCATGCTGAACCCGCTGGGCGTGGACCTGATCGAGCTGTCCGGCGGCAGTTACGAGGCACCGGCCATGCACGGCCAGACCCGCGATGGCCGCACACTGGCGCGCGAAGCCTATTTCCTGGAATTCGCCCGCGACATCGCCGCGGTTGCCCACATGCCCATCATGGTGACCGGCGGCATTCGCCGCTACCCGGTGGTGGAGCAGGTACTGCAAAGCGGCATTGCCGTCGCCGGCATGGCCACCGCACTGGCGATAGACCCGCAGCTACCCCGCACCTGGCGCGTCGACACCACGGCGACTTCCCTGCTGCGGGCCATCCCGTGGAAGAACAAGGTTCTGGCCTCGGTCGGTTACATGGCGATGGTGAAGTACCAGCTGCGCCGCCTGGGCAAAGGCAAACGCACCCGCCCAGATGTTGCTCCTGCAATAGCGCTGGCACAGCAGCAATGGGATACCACGTGCAGGAACTACCGCTACCGCCGCTGGATGAATGCCCAGGCCTTTGCTGCGTGA
- the hemN gene encoding oxygen-independent coproporphyrinogen III oxidase translates to MADIDISEALVRKFDKSGPRYTSYPTADRFHPGFDQHSYQHYLEQRRHSDSNPPLSVYLHLPFCESLCYFCACNKIITQDHSRVSQYLRYLEREMALVSSYLGPDRQTVQLHLGGGTPTFFSPKELRQLLDMLHEHFDFTADAELGIEIDPRTVHDGLLEELAELGFNRNSFGVQDFEPAVQQAVNRIQPFNMVEKAVIDSRRARFQSVNADLIYGLPKQTQQSFSRTLDSLIQLAPDRIALYNYAHLPSRFKAQRLIVAADLPSAEERLQIFLMSMQRLLDAGYVYIGLDHFARPDDELNLARQNGTLHRNFQGYTTWAECDLAGFGVSAISKVGHSYGQSVRSLNAYYERLDNGQLPIDRGFELNQDDLLRRQIIMALMCSAPLDIEAINRRWDIDFNTYFARELAQLRQYEDAELVSIEPHFIRVTAKGRLFVRALSMVFDHYLNQPTTSTYSRLI, encoded by the coding sequence ATGGCGGATATCGACATTTCTGAAGCGCTGGTCCGCAAGTTCGACAAGTCGGGGCCGCGTTATACCTCGTATCCAACCGCGGACCGCTTCCACCCCGGCTTTGACCAGCACAGCTACCAGCACTACCTGGAGCAGCGCCGGCACAGCGACAGCAACCCGCCGCTGTCCGTCTACCTGCACCTGCCGTTCTGCGAGTCGCTGTGCTATTTCTGCGCCTGCAACAAGATCATCACTCAGGATCACAGCCGGGTAAGCCAGTATCTGCGCTACCTGGAGCGGGAAATGGCGCTGGTGTCGTCGTACCTGGGGCCGGATCGTCAAACCGTGCAGCTGCACCTGGGGGGCGGCACGCCGACCTTTTTCAGCCCGAAGGAGCTGCGCCAGCTGCTGGACATGCTGCACGAGCACTTCGACTTCACGGCAGATGCTGAGCTGGGCATCGAGATTGATCCGCGTACGGTGCATGACGGCTTGCTGGAGGAGCTGGCCGAGCTGGGCTTCAACCGCAACAGTTTTGGCGTGCAGGATTTCGAACCGGCGGTACAGCAGGCCGTCAATCGCATTCAGCCATTCAATATGGTGGAGAAGGCGGTGATCGATAGCCGCCGCGCCAGGTTTCAATCGGTGAATGCCGACCTGATTTACGGCCTGCCCAAGCAGACGCAGCAAAGTTTCAGCCGCACGCTGGACAGCCTGATCCAGCTCGCGCCCGACCGCATCGCGCTGTACAACTACGCGCACCTGCCCAGCCGCTTCAAGGCGCAGCGGCTGATCGTTGCCGCCGACCTGCCCTCGGCCGAGGAGAGGCTGCAGATATTCCTGATGTCGATGCAAAGGCTGCTGGATGCCGGCTATGTGTATATCGGGCTGGATCACTTTGCGCGCCCCGACGACGAGCTGAACCTGGCGCGGCAGAACGGCACGCTGCATCGCAATTTCCAGGGCTATACCACCTGGGCCGAATGTGACCTGGCAGGCTTTGGCGTTTCCGCCATCAGCAAGGTGGGCCATTCCTATGGCCAGTCGGTGCGGTCACTGAATGCCTACTACGAGCGGCTGGACAACGGGCAGCTGCCGATAGACCGCGGCTTCGAGCTGAACCAGGACGACCTGCTGCGGCGCCAGATCATCATGGCGCTGATGTGCAGCGCGCCACTCGATATCGAGGCCATCAACCGCCGCTGGGACATCGATTTCAATACTTATTTTGCCCGCGAGCTGGCGCAGCTGCGGCAATACGAAGATGCGGAGCTGGTCAGCATCGAGCCGCACTTCATCCGGGTTACCGCCAAGGGCCGGTTGTTCGTGCGGGCGCTCAGCATGGTGTTCGACCACTACCTGAACCAGCCGACGACGTCGACCTACTCCAGGTTGATCTGA
- a CDS encoding HNH endonuclease, whose translation MRALCLITLLLLSLPARADDIPDPELTPGSARPDLTQQQICSTTWGKDERHVSAEMKQQVFQRYGYSGNDDPRCIPAGNRHCEVDHLISRELGGADEIDNLWPQAYGSSPWNAVLKDKLENRLHKEMCAGNITLDEARQMLVNDWREAYKKYYGEP comes from the coding sequence ATGCGAGCTTTATGCCTGATTACCCTGCTATTGCTCTCGCTGCCCGCCCGTGCCGATGACATTCCCGACCCGGAGCTGACCCCCGGCAGCGCGCGGCCCGATCTCACCCAGCAGCAGATTTGCAGCACCACCTGGGGCAAGGACGAGCGCCATGTCAGCGCGGAAATGAAGCAGCAGGTTTTCCAGCGCTACGGCTACAGCGGCAATGACGACCCCAGGTGTATACCGGCGGGCAATCGTCACTGCGAGGTCGATCACCTGATCAGCCGCGAGCTTGGCGGTGCCGATGAAATCGATAACCTCTGGCCGCAGGCCTATGGCAGCAGCCCGTGGAATGCCGTGCTCAAGGACAAACTGGAAAACCGGCTGCACAAGGAAATGTGCGCCGGCAATATCACGCTGGATGAGGCCAGGCAGATGCTGGTGAACGATTGGCGGGAGGCCTACAAAAAGTATTACGGCGAGCCGTGA
- a CDS encoding slipin family protein, which produces MIIDLGWMPPVSLVLIMIWLIGTSIRIFREYERGVVFTLGRFWKVKGPGLVIIIPAIQKSIRVDLRTVVLEVPTQDVISRDNVSVKVSAVVYLRVTDPEKAIIQVVDYLNATSQLAQTMLRSVLGKHQLDDMLAEREKLNMDIQQALDAQTDSWGIKVSNVEIKQVDLTESMIRAIARQAEAERERRAKVIHAEGELQASEKLFQAAKVLAQEPQAILLRYLETLTVIGADKNTTIVFPLPMDLIASLEEKMKNTGKGI; this is translated from the coding sequence ATGATCATCGACCTCGGCTGGATGCCCCCTGTTTCCCTCGTGCTGATCATGATCTGGCTGATCGGCACATCGATCCGCATATTCCGTGAATATGAACGCGGTGTGGTGTTTACCCTGGGGCGTTTCTGGAAGGTAAAAGGGCCGGGGCTGGTCATCATCATTCCCGCGATCCAGAAGTCCATTCGGGTGGATCTGCGCACCGTGGTGCTGGAAGTGCCGACCCAGGACGTGATTTCACGCGATAACGTGTCGGTGAAAGTCAGCGCGGTTGTCTATCTGCGGGTTACCGACCCGGAAAAGGCCATCATCCAGGTGGTGGACTACCTGAATGCCACCAGCCAGCTGGCGCAAACCATGCTGCGCTCGGTGCTGGGCAAGCACCAGCTCGACGATATGCTGGCCGAGCGTGAAAAGCTGAACATGGATATTCAACAGGCGCTGGATGCCCAGACCGACTCCTGGGGCATCAAGGTGTCGAACGTTGAAATCAAGCAGGTAGACCTGACGGAATCCATGATCCGCGCCATCGCCCGCCAGGCCGAAGCCGAGCGCGAGCGGCGTGCCAAGGTGATTCATGCCGAAGGGGAATTGCAGGCATCGGAGAAACTGTTCCAGGCCGCCAAGGTGCTGGCCCAGGAGCCGCAGGCGATTCTGTTGCGCTATCTGGAAACGCTGACCGTGATTGGCGCAGACAAGAACACCACCATCGTGTTTCCCCTGCCCATGGACCTGATTGCCTCACTGGAAGAGAAAATGAAAAATACCGGCAAGGGTATTTGA
- a CDS encoding MerR family transcriptional regulator has translation MKIGELAKRTGMAPSAIRFYEARGLLKVASRQANGYRDYPPEAVTVLTIISDAQQAGFSLDEIKQLLPTDVASRQHDELIAILQRKVADIEALQTRLAQNKAHIQSLIQLIESRPENMDCKANAARVMASLGLAGDT, from the coding sequence ATGAAAATCGGAGAACTGGCCAAGCGTACCGGCATGGCGCCTTCCGCCATCCGCTTCTATGAAGCCAGGGGCCTGCTGAAGGTGGCAAGCCGGCAGGCCAATGGCTACCGCGACTACCCGCCGGAGGCAGTGACAGTGCTGACCATCATCAGTGATGCCCAGCAGGCCGGCTTCTCGCTGGATGAAATCAAGCAGCTGCTGCCGACGGATGTTGCCTCCCGGCAGCACGACGAATTGATCGCCATCCTGCAGCGCAAGGTCGCGGATATCGAGGCACTGCAGACACGGCTGGCGCAAAACAAGGCACATATCCAGTCGCTGATCCAGCTGATCGAATCCAGGCCGGAAAACATGGACTGCAAGGCTAATGCCGCCCGGGTAATGGCCAGCCTGGGCCTTGCCGGCGACACATAA
- a CDS encoding type 1 glutamine amidotransferase domain-containing protein — translation MSIFKQLALLAIALLMMKTAIAESTPAASVSTGKVLVVMTNHDYYPGRNDRTGLWLTELTHVYDVLTGAGYTVDFVSPHGGAVPLDQRSLGWLYMDAAARAHLHDPAFMALLQSTKAAANVDPVAYRAIFYTGGHGTMWDFRGSRELKRIAEGVYRHGGIVSSVCHGAAGLLDLEADDGTPLIAGHRVTGFSNLEETLSGVKDQVPYMLQSEMEAKGARYEKSLIPFGSFVLTDGRLVTGQNPGSSKEVAQALLAALQNGKQP, via the coding sequence ATGTCCATCTTCAAGCAGCTCGCCCTGCTCGCCATAGCGCTACTGATGATGAAAACCGCCATAGCCGAATCGACTCCTGCAGCGTCCGTCAGCACCGGCAAGGTGCTGGTGGTGATGACCAACCACGACTACTACCCGGGCAGAAACGACCGTACCGGGCTGTGGCTCACCGAGCTGACCCACGTTTACGATGTGCTGACCGGCGCCGGCTACACGGTGGATTTCGTCAGCCCGCATGGCGGTGCCGTGCCGCTGGACCAGCGCAGCCTGGGCTGGCTGTATATGGATGCCGCGGCCAGGGCGCATCTGCATGACCCGGCCTTCATGGCGCTGCTGCAGTCGACGAAGGCTGCGGCCAACGTTGACCCGGTGGCTTATCGCGCCATTTTCTATACCGGCGGCCATGGCACGATGTGGGACTTCCGCGGCAGCAGGGAACTCAAGCGCATCGCCGAAGGCGTCTACCGCCATGGCGGCATTGTGTCGTCGGTGTGCCATGGCGCAGCCGGCCTGCTGGATCTGGAGGCGGATGACGGTACGCCGCTGATTGCCGGCCATCGCGTGACGGGGTTTTCCAATCTGGAAGAAACGCTGTCCGGGGTAAAGGATCAGGTGCCCTATATGCTGCAGAGCGAGATGGAGGCCAAGGGCGCGCGCTACGAGAAGTCGCTCATCCCGTTCGGCAGCTTCGTGTTGACCGATGGCCGCCTGGTTACCGGGCAGAACCCCGGTTCCAGCAAGGAAGTGGCGCAGGCACTGTTGGCCGCATTGCAAAACGGCAAGCAGCCGTAA
- a CDS encoding LysR family transcriptional regulator, with protein MDLNQAAVFVKVVQAGSFSAAARLLGLPTSTVSNRVATLEKRLGVTLLQRTTRQLKLTEAGELYYEHASTGLAHMLDAESVVTESIGEPRGVLRVTAPADLGDQLLSSIAQQVRRNYPKVSIDMLLVDRYVDLIAEGVDVAIRTGALKDSSLIARHAGVAQWVPFASPGYLETAPVPDMPQALRHHRCLQFTPLGRDSWTLKGETGSVTVPMTGQVQVNDIRVIRALALAGEGVALLPLYLCKEDCTAGRLVRVLPEWYAKADPVHLVYPRQRFMAPKLRAFIELAIQELALWLA; from the coding sequence ATGGATCTCAATCAAGCAGCAGTATTCGTCAAGGTGGTGCAGGCTGGCAGTTTCAGCGCCGCCGCCCGCCTGCTCGGCCTGCCTACCTCCACGGTGAGCAATCGGGTCGCCACTCTGGAAAAGCGCCTGGGGGTGACGCTGCTGCAACGCACGACGCGGCAGCTCAAGCTGACCGAGGCGGGCGAGCTGTACTACGAGCACGCGTCTACCGGCCTGGCACACATGCTGGATGCGGAATCAGTAGTGACCGAATCGATAGGCGAGCCAAGGGGCGTGCTGCGCGTCACCGCGCCTGCCGATCTTGGCGACCAGCTGCTGTCCAGCATCGCCCAGCAAGTGCGGCGCAACTACCCGAAGGTCAGCATCGACATGCTGCTGGTGGATCGCTACGTCGACCTGATTGCCGAAGGGGTGGATGTGGCCATTCGCACCGGGGCGCTCAAGGATTCCAGCCTGATCGCCAGGCATGCAGGCGTTGCACAGTGGGTGCCGTTTGCCAGCCCTGGCTATCTGGAAACCGCACCGGTACCCGATATGCCGCAGGCACTGCGGCACCACCGCTGCCTGCAGTTCACCCCGCTGGGCAGGGACAGCTGGACCCTGAAAGGCGAAACCGGCAGCGTGACGGTGCCGATGACAGGCCAGGTGCAGGTCAACGACATCCGGGTGATTCGCGCCCTGGCACTGGCAGGAGAAGGCGTTGCCCTGCTGCCGCTTTACCTGTGCAAGGAAGACTGCACGGCAGGCCGCCTGGTGCGTGTGTTACCCGAGTGGTACGCCAAGGCAGACCCAGTCCACCTCGTCTACCCCCGCCAGCGCTTCATGGCGCCAAAACTGCGTGCCTTTATTGAGCTGGCCATACAGGAGCTGGCTTTGTGGTTGGCATAG
- the fumC gene encoding class II fumarate hydratase, giving the protein MTTTRIETDSFGPIPVASDRYWGAQTQRSLGNFDIGSDRFRWKFPVIRALGILKKAAAQANMELGELAPELGRAIMQASDEVIVGRWNEHFPLVVFQTGSGTQSNMNANEVIANRASELLGGALGSKQPVHPNDHVNRGQSSNDTFPTAMHIAVVAQLEQRLFPAVGQLRDTLADKAAAFDEVVKTGRTHLQDATPITLGQEVGAWVAQLDYAVETLRHSMPDLYDLAIGGTAVGTGLNAHPQFGERCASHIAVETGQPFQAAANKFFALSAHDALVTTSACLRTLAGALLKIANDVRWLASGPRCGIGEILIPENEPGSSIMPGKVNPTQCEALSMVCVQVFGNDAATAFAGSQGNFQLNVYKPVMVHNVLESIDLLSDACISFDLHCAQGIEPNLPVIAHHLANNLMLVTALNRHIGYDKAATIAKTAHRQGRTLREVAIELGYTTAQEFDAWVDPLQMTRSGG; this is encoded by the coding sequence ATGACCACCACCCGCATCGAGACCGATTCCTTCGGCCCCATCCCCGTTGCCAGCGACCGCTACTGGGGCGCGCAGACCCAGCGTTCGCTGGGCAATTTCGATATCGGCAGCGACCGCTTTCGCTGGAAGTTTCCGGTGATCCGCGCGCTGGGCATCCTGAAAAAGGCTGCCGCCCAGGCCAATATGGAGCTGGGCGAACTGGCACCGGAGCTGGGTCGCGCCATCATGCAGGCGTCCGACGAGGTGATAGTCGGGCGCTGGAACGAGCATTTTCCGCTGGTGGTGTTCCAGACCGGCTCCGGCACCCAGTCGAACATGAACGCCAACGAGGTGATCGCCAACCGCGCCAGCGAGCTGCTGGGGGGCGCACTGGGCAGCAAGCAGCCGGTACATCCCAACGATCATGTCAACCGCGGGCAATCGTCCAACGATACCTTTCCCACCGCGATGCACATCGCGGTGGTGGCACAGCTGGAGCAGCGCCTGTTCCCGGCGGTGGGGCAGTTGCGCGACACGCTGGCGGACAAGGCGGCGGCGTTCGACGAAGTGGTGAAGACCGGGCGCACCCACCTGCAGGATGCCACCCCCATTACCCTGGGGCAGGAGGTTGGCGCCTGGGTGGCGCAGCTGGACTACGCGGTGGAAACCCTGCGCCACAGCATGCCGGACCTGTACGATCTGGCCATAGGCGGCACCGCGGTCGGCACCGGGTTGAATGCGCACCCGCAGTTTGGCGAGCGCTGCGCCAGCCACATTGCCGTAGAAACCGGCCAGCCTTTCCAGGCTGCGGCCAACAAGTTCTTTGCGCTGTCGGCGCACGATGCGCTGGTTACCACTTCCGCCTGCCTGCGCACGCTGGCCGGTGCGCTGCTGAAGATTGCCAACGATGTACGCTGGCTGGCCAGTGGGCCGCGCTGCGGCATAGGCGAGATACTGATACCGGAGAACGAGCCGGGCTCCTCCATCATGCCGGGCAAGGTGAACCCTACCCAGTGCGAGGCGCTGTCCATGGTCTGCGTGCAGGTGTTCGGCAACGACGCCGCTACCGCTTTTGCCGGCAGCCAAGGCAATTTCCAGCTCAATGTCTACAAGCCGGTAATGGTGCATAACGTGCTGGAAAGCATCGACCTGCTCAGCGATGCCTGCATCTCGTTCGACCTGCACTGCGCGCAGGGCATCGAGCCCAATCTGCCGGTGATAGCACACCACCTGGCCAACAACCTGATGCTGGTGACCGCGCTGAACCGCCACATCGGCTACGACAAGGCCGCCACCATCGCCAAGACTGCGCACCGGCAGGGCCGCACCCTGCGCGAGGTGGCCATCGAGCTGGGTTACACCACGGCGCAGGAGTTCGATGCCTGGGTGGACCCGCTGCAGATGACCCGCAGCGGCGGCTGA
- a CDS encoding ABC transporter substrate-binding protein, producing MVSLRRITCFASLLLALSANASTVQLLTHEEEPNNFTKDGAIVGLYPEVAREIQSRLGQSLPITMLPWPRAFAKLQSEPATCILDMGRTPERENKFQWIGPITTGRFGFYAKRSNSLRIHNLAEAKAVDRVLVPNGWYTYELLKKLGFNNLEPTLTPETMVAMLLHDRGKLMFAAAFTLPKLLAKTQARLDDVEMVMLVNQSQSYIVCSQDTPPEFVNAWQHMLVTMKRDGTFRALFQKWRPDDTPPGITPEPYVSITN from the coding sequence ATGGTTAGCCTGCGGCGTATTACTTGCTTTGCTTCATTACTGCTTGCCCTTAGCGCGAATGCCAGCACCGTACAACTGCTGACCCACGAAGAGGAACCCAATAATTTCACCAAAGATGGTGCCATTGTTGGGCTCTATCCCGAGGTGGCTCGCGAGATTCAGAGCCGTCTCGGGCAGTCACTCCCGATTACCATGCTGCCTTGGCCGCGGGCCTTTGCAAAGCTGCAAAGCGAGCCGGCCACGTGCATTCTGGATATGGGACGGACACCGGAACGCGAAAACAAATTCCAGTGGATCGGGCCAATTACCACCGGGCGATTCGGGTTCTATGCCAAGCGCAGCAACAGCCTCCGCATACATAATCTTGCAGAGGCCAAGGCTGTTGATCGGGTGCTGGTTCCCAACGGCTGGTATACCTATGAACTGCTGAAGAAGCTGGGATTTAACAATCTTGAACCTACCCTGACCCCGGAAACGATGGTGGCGATGTTGCTGCACGACCGGGGCAAGCTCATGTTCGCCGCTGCGTTTACCCTGCCTAAGTTACTGGCCAAAACGCAGGCACGGCTGGACGATGTCGAAATGGTCATGCTGGTCAACCAAAGCCAGTCCTATATCGTCTGTTCCCAGGACACGCCGCCTGAATTCGTCAACGCGTGGCAGCACATGCTGGTCACCATGAAGCGGGACGGCACTTTCCGCGCCTTGTTCCAAAAATGGCGGCCCGACGATACGCCGCCCGGCATCACGCCGGAACCGTATGTCTCCATCACCAACTAG
- a CDS encoding pirin family protein, which produces MKQLAFIKRGSGSHWVGDGFPVRGIFSYRDIAEEMSPFLLMDYAGPATFPPTTRKLGVGQHPHRGFETVTIVYEGGVSHRDSSGGGGTIGPGDVQWMTAASGLIHEEYHSPDFASQGGAFEMIQLWVNLPAKNKLAAPGYQGITAGQIPTVTLPNDAGQMRVIAGNYDGTAGASHTFTPMNVWDLRLKAGHQVAFDLPEGHTTALFVLHGAIRLGDQHEVHGAELAVMERAGSRLVFDVLEDSTLLLLNGEPLGEPVVGYGPFVMNSEAEIRQAVDDFNHGRFGRIG; this is translated from the coding sequence ATGAAACAACTGGCATTCATCAAACGCGGCAGCGGCAGTCACTGGGTCGGGGACGGCTTCCCGGTGCGGGGCATCTTTTCCTATCGCGATATCGCCGAGGAAATGTCCCCGTTCCTGTTGATGGACTACGCCGGCCCGGCCACCTTCCCGCCCACCACCCGCAAGCTCGGCGTTGGCCAGCATCCGCACCGCGGCTTCGAAACGGTGACCATCGTCTACGAAGGCGGCGTGTCGCACCGCGACTCGTCGGGTGGCGGCGGCACCATCGGCCCGGGCGATGTGCAATGGATGACAGCCGCATCCGGCCTGATCCACGAGGAATACCACAGCCCCGATTTCGCCAGCCAGGGCGGCGCCTTCGAGATGATCCAGCTGTGGGTCAACCTGCCGGCAAAGAATAAGTTGGCCGCACCAGGCTACCAGGGCATTACCGCCGGGCAGATCCCCACCGTGACGTTGCCTAACGATGCCGGCCAGATGCGCGTCATTGCCGGCAATTACGACGGCACTGCCGGCGCGTCACACACCTTCACGCCGATGAATGTCTGGGATCTGCGGCTGAAGGCCGGTCATCAAGTGGCGTTCGATCTGCCGGAAGGACACACCACGGCCTTGTTCGTGCTGCACGGCGCCATCCGCCTGGGGGATCAGCACGAGGTGCACGGCGCCGAACTGGCGGTAATGGAGCGCGCCGGCAGCCGCCTGGTGTTTGACGTGCTCGAAGACAGCACACTGCTGCTGCTCAACGGCGAGCCACTGGGTGAGCCCGTGGTGGGCTACGGCCCGTTCGTGATGAACAGCGAAGCGGAAATCCGCCAGGCGGTGGACGACTTCAACCATGGCCGCTTTGGGCGCATCGGCTGA